Part of the Bacillus sp. N1-1 genome, TGAGACATGTTTTTTGCTTTTTCTCTTAGCGCAAGCTCACCTATTGTTCCTGCGATTTTATACTTCGCAATATCTCGAAACAATTCAGGAACAGGCGAGACCAATTCATCTAAAAGTTTCTTCTGATCACTGCTCCACATATGCTTTGTTTGTTCAATATAGTGTTCTTGCCAGTCGAGAATAGACTTGCCATCTTCTTTAGGAAGGCGTTTTAAAAACTTCCGAAACATAAAGAACCCACCGATTGCAATCAATGAAATTAAGATTACTGTCCATCCGACGATAAACCACTGGAACCATCCTGCCAACGCACTCACCTCATGGCATCATAATATAATTGGTTGAATACGGTCACATTATACGCCGAAAGCGCTTTTTAATCAAGAGGTATCGGGTTACGTTTAACGGGCCAAGAAATTGGAGTTTCATCATCCTAAAACTAGATGGGGATCCACTAGCAATCTGAAAGTGCGTAGATTGATAAATTCAAGTAGATCAACGCTCTTAACTGTGTAATTAAAATACTCTTGCATTTCAATTTTGATATTCAAGAATACATAAAAATATTGTCTTTGCTAAGAAGAGGGGAGGGGAGTGACAGCAACACAGGCATCATCAAAAATATGAGCAGCTTCTATTGTAAGAGTAGCGGAATAGATAGCATTATTGTGTTATAAAAAATGTTGTGCAGTCGATGTAGTTTTGATGGTGGAGAAAATGCTCGATAAGATTCCTGTCATATGAAAATACATTCGGTTTATCAAGACAAGTTTACAAGTTGTACGATATGTAAACTGATGATAAATGAAAATATAAGAGAGAACAGTGAGGAGAAATTGTAAACTTTATAAGCTGAATAGATCGTAAAAAACTAGTTATAAATCTCGTTATAAATAATGTGCTTCAGCCAGAAATGACTGACAGAATAAATGAAGGGGTGCTGGTTATTCTTGCAGAGCGATTTGTGGAGTTACGATCATCTTGCAAATGATTGAAATTTAATTGGCGGGACTGTGTGGGAATCGAACCCACCGAAGACGGCACGCGCCTCCCAGGCGGTTTTGAAGACCGTGGCACTCACCAGACGTACAACCAGCCCCGTAATATAATGTACTTTTCATATAATAACCGAATGAATAGAAATATTCAACGCAAGTGCTCAAAATGATTATTTCAGAAAAATGAATAGTAAACTTTGTAGTAAATTTTTACTTTAAGACGATTGCGTAGTTCCTCTTAGCAGAAAGGTGTCGAATAAAGTCTGAATGCAGTATAAGTAGCTTGTTCTTTTGTGAAAATCGACAAAAATCGTTTTATTTTACGAAATTCGTGTTTTCGACAAATTAACCAATAGAACAGTTTTCTATAACGAACTGATACAGTTTATCGAGTGATACAGATCGTAAATAGAGTTATAACAGTTGTGGCTGTGGATAGCTGTGAATAACTTTTTTCACCATACAGCATTGAATAAATATACAGGGGTGTATAAAAGGAAATTCCACCATTCTTTTAAACGCAATGGTTTAAATTTGCATCCTGTACCTACATTTATTACTGTTAATAGAAGATGACAGGTGATAGGCAGGTGTAAGCATGAACTATTATACGATTGGACTAGCAGGCCACATTGACCATGGAAAAACGACGTTAACAGGCGCATTAACAGGTGTTGATACGGATCGGTTGAAAGAAGAGAAGGAACGAAACATTTCCATTGAACCAGGATTCGCTCCGTTTCAACTATCCGATGACATGAAAGTCTCGATCATTGATGTTCCGGGTCATGAACGATTTATTCGCCAAATGATTGCTGGGGTTGCTGGTATTGATCTAGTTGTTCCAGTTGTAGCGGCTGATGAAGGAGTGATGCCACAAACGCGAGAACATCTAGAGATTTTATCGCTTCTAGGTATCCAGCGATCGATTATTGCGATCACGAAAGCGGATATGGTGGAGGAAGACATGCTTTCTCTCGTGCAAGAAGATATTCTTGAATACATAAAAGGAACCGGGTTTGAAGGATCAAAGATTCATATCGTTGATGGCAAAAGTGGAAGAGGCGTTGCTGAGCTTAAAAATAGTCTTCACTCTTTTCTTATCAACACACCTTCAAGAAATAAAGCTGGAGCACTGAGATTACCAATTGATCAAGTATTTACTCTACAAGGCCACGGCACGATTGCACGAGGAACGATTTTTGATGGAGAGCTTAAAGAAGGAGAACTTGTTACACTACTTCCTGATGGCGTAGAAGCGCGAGTAAGACAAATACAAACGCACAGTACAAAGGTGGAGCGAGCTTTTGCGGGCGAGCGAGTTGCGGTGAATCTGGCCGGACCAGATCGGCAACAGATGGTTAGGGGACAAGTCATTGTTAATTCCAATCACTATCCTGTTACGTCGACCATTGACCTTTCATTTATGAAAGCTCTTACGATGGCTCATGACTTGAAACAGCGAGCTGAAGTAACGGTACACATTGGAACGGCTGAGGTAAGAGGAACGATTGTCTTTTTCGATCGCAATACGCTTGAGGCAGGGAATCGAGAAGAACTCTTCTGCCAGATTAGACTCCATGGACCTATTACCGCTAAAAAAAGTGATCGCGTTATCGTAAGACGTCCTTCTCCGGTTGAAACAATTGGAGGCGGCAGTATTCTTAATGTGGCAGGAGAGAAATATAAATTTGGCGCTGAAACAATCGCGAAATTTGAACAAATGATGAAAGGGTCGCCAGCTGAACAGCTTGAGCAGATTCTTGAATCAGAGCAACTGCTATCAAATGAACAAGTTATGCAGCAAATCGGTTTAAATGAGGAAGCGTTTCGCCAGCTTAAGGATGATGATCACCTTGTCTTTATTGACGGTGGTGTAACTTCACAAAATGTTTTTACGCGAGTTGTTGAAGCGATTCATAAGAATTTGGAAGCGGCACATAAACAATTTCCAATGCGAAAAGGTCCACGGAAAGCGGAAGTTGTGCAGGAGTTAAAGAAAACTTATCCTAAAAAAGTAATAGATGCCGTCTTGAGCATTCAGCTTCAGGAAGAGTTGCAACAAAAAGGGCCATTTCTTTCCATGCGGACTTTTCAGCCATCGCTACCAGCCGCATGGAAAGCGCGCATGACAAAGGTGCTGAAGCATTTAGAGGAGCAGGGTATTAATGTTTCGCCAGTGGATCGTTTAATCGATGAGCAGCAAATTCCAGATCCATATAAGACGGAGCTTAAGAACTATATGTTGGAGGAAGAGATTGCAGTTAAATTAACAGACGAGCTTTATGTGCATGTTGAAAGTTGGAAGCAAACCATTGCATCTTTAAAAGCGGAAACAGATCAAGCCTTTACGTTACAGGAGGCGAAAGATGTTCTTAATGTAAGTCGAAAGTATCTAGTGCCGATCCTAGAGAAGCTTGATAGCGAAGGATATACCGTAAGAAAAGATCAGGAGAGATATTGGAGAATAGAGAAATAGATTGAAACTGAGGAGTGGAGAAACATGAAAAAAGCGATTCTTTTTATAATGGTGCTTATGCTCGGCATTCTTGCGGCATGTAGCTCGAATGAGAACGAAAATGCTTCAAAAGATAATAGTGAAAAAGAAGAAGGTGCCTTTACGATTGGTGTAATCCCAGTTCAAACAGAAGGTGAAATTGAAGAAGCGATGACGAAGCTTCAAGGTGAGCTTTCAGAAAAACTTGATCGTGATGTTGAAATTACAACGTTTCCTGACTATAACGGTGTTGTGGAAGCGATGAACTATGATCAAATTGATATGGCTTATTTTGGTCCGCTTACGTATGTGATTGCGCACGAGAAAAGTGGTGCGAAAGCCATTGTGACTCAGTTGATCGACAGTGAGCCTTTCTACCATTCTTACATCATTACAAATACAGAAAATGAGTGGGAGACGCTTGAAGATTACCTTGAAAATAGTAAGGAAAGAAGCTTTGCATTTGGCGATCCTAACTCAACATCAGGTTCATTGATTCCTTCAATAGAGCTCCAAGATCGCGATGTCTTTGAAGATCAGGATACAAATGATTTTGCTTCTGTTGCCTATACTGGCTCACACGATGCAACAGCTTTATCTGTTCAAAATAAACAGGTTGACGCAGGCGCAATTGATAGTGCGATTTATAATCAGTTGCTTGAATCAGGGAAAATTGATGGAGACAAGCTTAAAGTGATATGGGAATCTGAAAAGCTTTTCCAATATCCATGGGCTGTTTCTAAAGGAACGGATGAAGAAACGATTGATCAGCTACAGAATGCATTTCTAGCTATTGAAGATGAAACGATTTTAAATGCATTTGGGGCATCAGGATTTACGAAAGCAAATAACGAAGATTATGAGAGCATTAGAAGCGCTGCTGAAAAGCAAGGGTTGTTAACGAAGTAGAATGGCCTGGTTTAAGTGGAAGCACCTTATTCTATTTTTTATGGTCATCGGATTAATGGCGTGGAGCATAGATGTTACGGAGTTTGATGTAAGGAAGTTCAGTCAATTTAACAATATGATCGATTTTCTGTCGAACTGGTTTCCGTTAAATACATCGGTGCTTCCAACCATGTTAAAAGCAAGTCTTGTTACACTGGGAATGGCGTTTCTAGGAAGCTTTGTCGGCTTACTTGTTGCGTTACCCGTTAGCTTACTTGCTGCTAAAAATACGGCGGGGCCATTTTATGGGCCTGCGCGTGTTGGTTTAAGTTTTGTCCGTTCGATTCCGGAAATCGTACTAGGGTTAATGTTCCTTACGATTGTTGGACCTGGACCATTTGCGGCAACGATTGCGATCATTGTTCATAATGCGAGTGTTCTCTCTAAATTAATTGCAGAATTAATTGAAGCGGCTGATAAAGGCCCACAAGAGGCCATGAAGGCAGTTGGGGCAAGACCGCTAACAGGCGCGCTGTTTTCAGTCTTTCCTCAAATTTGGCCAAACGTCCTGTCACATTATTTTTATCGATTTGAAGTTGCGATTCGAACTTCGTTAATGCTCGGTTTAGTTGGCGGGGGAGGAATTGGACAACAGCTGTTTGTTCATTTTAAAACATTCCAATACTCGACCGTTGCGGTTGATGTGATGCTGATTATGATCATTGTCATTGTTGTTGATTTTCTCGGAAGTAGGGTGAGACAATATGTCATGTAATGAAGCGTTGTTAATGGTTGAAAATGCATCCGTGCGCTATCAAAATGCTGAATCGTATGCGTTGGATCATGTTTCTCTCACCTTTCAAAGAGGCGAATTTGTTTGTATATTAGGAAAAACGGGCGCTGGTAAGTCAACGCTCATTCGGACGTTAAATGGCCTGCAGTCTTTAACTGAAGGGGACATTATTTATAATGGTCGTTCTTTCCAAACGCTCGATCGAGAAGGGTTAAGGAGACAAAGGCGAAGTATGGGGATGATTTTTCAGCATAATCAGCTGATTCCTCGTTTAACGGTTAAGCAAAACGTCTACACGGGTTTATTCGGTTCTCGATCAACCATTCGCAACCTCGCTGGCTTATTCAATGAAAGTGAAAAAAAACTTGCGAGAGACGTTATCGAACAAGTTGAACTGCTGCCTCATTTAAATAAGCGGGTAGATTTATTGAGTGGAGGGCAAAGGCAACGGGTCGGCATTGCCCGAGCGCTTGCCCAATCGCCTGATGTTTTTCTTGGAGATGAGCCAGTAGCAAGTCTTGATCCGGGTACGGCTAATCGCATTTTTCAACTCATTCACCGTCTGCATGAGGAGCGGAACTTATTAACGATTATTAACGTTCATGATGTAAAACTAGCGAAAAGGTACGCGTCTAGAATTGTGGCATTAAAAGAAGGTCGCGTTGTATTTGATGACCGACCAGAAGCGCTTACTGAGGAATTAGAAGATATGCTGTATGAAATATAAAAAGGAAGTTGGGGATTTCCCCAACTTCCTTTTTATTTGCTTGCGGTGATCGCAAATGCATCTTTTTCATTTACATGACCGACAATGTAAGCAGATTTCCCTTTGGTATTCATCCGTGATACATATTCATTCGCTTCATGCTCAGGCAAGCTAATTAATAGGCCGCCAGAAGTTACCGCATCACATAAAATGAACTGCTCAAGTTCTGTTAGGTTTTCGTATCTGACAGATTCAGCAATCCAGCGGTGATTTGCTTTTGATCCACCCGGGATATAACCTTGCTCCGCTAGCTCAACTGTGCCAGGTAAAATAGGCACGTTGTTATAGTTGATCTGAATGCTAACGTTGCTTCCAGTTGCCATTTCATAAGCATGTCCGAGTAAACCGAAGCCGGTAACATCTGTAACTGCATTAGGTGATAAACCAGATAGTTCTTCGGCTGCGGTTTTGTTTAGCTCAGCCATCGTTTCTGATACGCGCTGAAGCTGTTCAGCGGTTAGCTTTTCAGGTTTAATGGCAGTTGTTTGTATGCCGACGCCAATAGGCTTTGTTAACACCATCGCGTCTCCCGGCTTGGCCCCAACGTTCATAAGGATTTCATTTGGGTGAACGAGACCCGTCACAGATAAACCAAACTTCGGCTCCTGATCATCAATTGAGTGTCCTCCGGCAGTAACAGCCCCTGCTTCATCCACTTTATCAGCAGCGCCTTTCAATATTTCTGCAAGGATGGAAGGGTCTAAAGATTTGATCGGAAAACCGACAATATTAAGAACGGTTTTCGGAACTCCACCCATTGCATAGACATCGCTTAATGAATTGGCCGCTGCAATTTGACCAAACATATATGGATCATCAACGATAGGTGTAAAGAAGTCTACCGTTTGAATCATGGCGAGTTCATCAGTTAGGCGGTACACGCCTGCATCATCGGAGGTTTCCACACCGACAAGTAAATTTGGATCTTTTTTCTTATTAGGTAATTGACGCAAAACTTGCGTCAGGTCCTCAGGACCGATTTTGCATCCTCAACCACCTTTTGTCGATAGGGATGTTAAACGGATGTTTTCTTGATTTGACATATAACCACCTCCTAACATGAGTATAAATCTTTTCATCGTATTTTTGAAATGATATAGTATGTACAACTTGAAATTCATTAGAGGAGGTAGCCTATATGAAGTATCATGTAACGATCGAATTTTGCATGCAGTGAAACTATGCTCCTAAAGCCGCGAGTTTCGCGGAAGCATTATTTAACCATTTCAGACAGGAAATTAGTTCACTAGAAATGATACCGGGTTCTGGTGGTGTGTTCGAAGTGACAATAAATGATCAGCGGATGCATTCAAAAAAAGAATCAGGTCAATACCCGGAAGTAGAAGCATTTATTAAGAAAATGGAAAGCAGAACGTTCGAGTAGGGCACCCCGTTGTAGGGTGCCTTTCGTTTCGATATAGGAGTTGAGATTTTGAAATTACTTAGAGAATTACCCCCGATTCATCAAATTCAAGATGCGATGCTGAAAGAGAACATTGGGAGCGACCTCTCTCAGAAGCTTCTCAAACAAATGGTCCAACAGGAAGTGAACGAGCTTCGGAGCGCTTTAATAAAGGAAACGTATACCGGACATGCTCAAGATCGCCATGGTTTTCAAGTTGAAATTATAGCAAGCGTGCAAGAAAAATTAACGCGAAATGCTTTCAATTTAGTGCCGGTAATTAATGCGACCGGTGTCGTGCTACATACGAATCTTGGAAGAGCGAGATTAAGCGATGCTGCAATAGATCATATGATTGAAGTAGCCAAAAGTTATTCCATACTCGAATATAACCTTACACAAGGAAGGCGAGGATCCCGACATACCATTGTCGAAGAAGCGGTTTGTAAGGCAACAGGGGCAGAAGCAGCTATGGTCGTCAATAACAATGCTGCAGCTGTTTTCTTGATTTTGAGCGCCCTTGCAAAAGAAAAGGAAGTGGTTGTCTCACGAGGGGAGCTCGTTGAAATTGGCGGATCCTTTCGGGTTTCTTCAATAATGGAAGAGAGCGGGGCACGCTTGAAGGAAGTAGGCACCACGAATAAAACGCATCCTGCTGACTATGAACAAGCTGTGAACGATGAAACGGCGATGTTAATGAAAGTGCATCGTAGCAATTTTGCGATTGTTGGTTTTACGGCAGAAGTAGAGCGCGAGCAATTAGCATCCATTGCAAAAAAACAACAGGTCATTTTTTACGAGGATTTAGGAAGTGGCGCATTATACGATTATCGAAAAGATGGTATTGGAGAAGAGCCTACTGTTCAAGAAACGCTTGCTGCTGGTGCAGACTTAGTATCCTTTAGTGGTGATAAGCTCCTTGGTGGTCCGCAGGCAGGTATTATCGCTGGTAAGAAAGACCTTGTCGATCGGTTGAAGAAACATCAACTTGCACGTGTATTACGCGTAGATAAGTTTACCCTTGCTGCACTTGAGGCAACATTACGCGAGCATTTATATGAAGAAGCAAACAATATCCCTGCGATCAGAGATATTACGGTATCGGCAGAAGAGGTGCGAAAGCGTGCACTTCAGTTCAAAGAACAACTTGAAACGAAGTGTTCGCATTATCAAATTGATGTGGAAGCGAGTGTGTCCCAAGTAGGTGGCGGCACCATGCCTTCTGTTGAATTGCCAACCTCTGTTGTTGCTATTCGAACAGGTCATTTCAGTGTGAATGAGCTTGAAGAAAAGCTCCGACTGAGTCATCGGCCAATCATTACCCGTATTAAGGATGAAAAGATTCTCATTGACCTTAGAACCGTAACGACAGAAGAGGAAGAAGTGCTTTTAAGCGTATTGATGAGCATAAATAACGAGTAAAAGGCGGCCGTCTCTGGCCGCCTTTTGTCATAGAGTTTTAGAACCCTTCACCATTTTTTTGTCTCGTATGGTTTCTGTTTTTAACTTTATGAGACCCTTTCATTGGTTCAGGCTGACCAGTGTGGCCTTTAGGAGCGTTTTTACGGATGTCTTTAAACGTATTACTTTCAGTCATAATCATCCCTCCTTAATTCTTAGTATGGACAGGTTTATGGCCCTTATTCTTATCGAATAGGACGTCGTTACCTGGTTACACTATGGTGAAAGCAATAGAAAAGGAGGTTAAATGAATGCCATATAATAAA contains:
- a CDS encoding DUF2621 domain-containing protein, which encodes MAGWFQWFIVGWTVILISLIAIGGFFMFRKFLKRLPKEDGKSILDWQEHYIEQTKHMWSSDQKKLLDELVSPVPELFRDIAKYKIAGTIGELALREKAKNMSQDLIIRGYIIATPKRDHKWLVKKLNEKRIDMTPYHHLLQ
- the selB gene encoding selenocysteine-specific translation elongation factor, whose protein sequence is MNYYTIGLAGHIDHGKTTLTGALTGVDTDRLKEEKERNISIEPGFAPFQLSDDMKVSIIDVPGHERFIRQMIAGVAGIDLVVPVVAADEGVMPQTREHLEILSLLGIQRSIIAITKADMVEEDMLSLVQEDILEYIKGTGFEGSKIHIVDGKSGRGVAELKNSLHSFLINTPSRNKAGALRLPIDQVFTLQGHGTIARGTIFDGELKEGELVTLLPDGVEARVRQIQTHSTKVERAFAGERVAVNLAGPDRQQMVRGQVIVNSNHYPVTSTIDLSFMKALTMAHDLKQRAEVTVHIGTAEVRGTIVFFDRNTLEAGNREELFCQIRLHGPITAKKSDRVIVRRPSPVETIGGGSILNVAGEKYKFGAETIAKFEQMMKGSPAEQLEQILESEQLLSNEQVMQQIGLNEEAFRQLKDDDHLVFIDGGVTSQNVFTRVVEAIHKNLEAAHKQFPMRKGPRKAEVVQELKKTYPKKVIDAVLSIQLQEELQQKGPFLSMRTFQPSLPAAWKARMTKVLKHLEEQGINVSPVDRLIDEQQIPDPYKTELKNYMLEEEIAVKLTDELYVHVESWKQTIASLKAETDQAFTLQEAKDVLNVSRKYLVPILEKLDSEGYTVRKDQERYWRIEK
- the phnD gene encoding phosphate/phosphite/phosphonate ABC transporter substrate-binding protein translates to MKKAILFIMVLMLGILAACSSNENENASKDNSEKEEGAFTIGVIPVQTEGEIEEAMTKLQGELSEKLDRDVEITTFPDYNGVVEAMNYDQIDMAYFGPLTYVIAHEKSGAKAIVTQLIDSEPFYHSYIITNTENEWETLEDYLENSKERSFAFGDPNSTSGSLIPSIELQDRDVFEDQDTNDFASVAYTGSHDATALSVQNKQVDAGAIDSAIYNQLLESGKIDGDKLKVIWESEKLFQYPWAVSKGTDEETIDQLQNAFLAIEDETILNAFGASGFTKANNEDYESIRSAAEKQGLLTK
- the phnE gene encoding phosphonate ABC transporter, permease protein PhnE — translated: MAWFKWKHLILFFMVIGLMAWSIDVTEFDVRKFSQFNNMIDFLSNWFPLNTSVLPTMLKASLVTLGMAFLGSFVGLLVALPVSLLAAKNTAGPFYGPARVGLSFVRSIPEIVLGLMFLTIVGPGPFAATIAIIVHNASVLSKLIAELIEAADKGPQEAMKAVGARPLTGALFSVFPQIWPNVLSHYFYRFEVAIRTSLMLGLVGGGGIGQQLFVHFKTFQYSTVAVDVMLIMIIVIVVDFLGSRVRQYVM
- the phnC gene encoding phosphonate ABC transporter ATP-binding protein, with the protein product MSCNEALLMVENASVRYQNAESYALDHVSLTFQRGEFVCILGKTGAGKSTLIRTLNGLQSLTEGDIIYNGRSFQTLDREGLRRQRRSMGMIFQHNQLIPRLTVKQNVYTGLFGSRSTIRNLAGLFNESEKKLARDVIEQVELLPHLNKRVDLLSGGQRQRVGIARALAQSPDVFLGDEPVASLDPGTANRIFQLIHRLHEERNLLTIINVHDVKLAKRYASRIVALKEGRVVFDDRPEALTEELEDMLYEI
- the selD gene encoding selenide, water dikinase SelD, giving the protein MSNQENIRLTSLSTKGGUGCKIGPEDLTQVLRQLPNKKKDPNLLVGVETSDDAGVYRLTDELAMIQTVDFFTPIVDDPYMFGQIAAANSLSDVYAMGGVPKTVLNIVGFPIKSLDPSILAEILKGAADKVDEAGAVTAGGHSIDDQEPKFGLSVTGLVHPNEILMNVGAKPGDAMVLTKPIGVGIQTTAIKPEKLTAEQLQRVSETMAELNKTAAEELSGLSPNAVTDVTGFGLLGHAYEMATGSNVSIQINYNNVPILPGTVELAEQGYIPGGSKANHRWIAESVRYENLTELEQFILCDAVTSGGLLISLPEHEANEYVSRMNTKGKSAYIVGHVNEKDAFAITASK
- the selA gene encoding L-seryl-tRNA(Sec) selenium transferase; amino-acid sequence: MLKLLRELPPIHQIQDAMLKENIGSDLSQKLLKQMVQQEVNELRSALIKETYTGHAQDRHGFQVEIIASVQEKLTRNAFNLVPVINATGVVLHTNLGRARLSDAAIDHMIEVAKSYSILEYNLTQGRRGSRHTIVEEAVCKATGAEAAMVVNNNAAAVFLILSALAKEKEVVVSRGELVEIGGSFRVSSIMEESGARLKEVGTTNKTHPADYEQAVNDETAMLMKVHRSNFAIVGFTAEVEREQLASIAKKQQVIFYEDLGSGALYDYRKDGIGEEPTVQETLAAGADLVSFSGDKLLGGPQAGIIAGKKDLVDRLKKHQLARVLRVDKFTLAALEATLREHLYEEANNIPAIRDITVSAEEVRKRALQFKEQLETKCSHYQIDVEASVSQVGGGTMPSVELPTSVVAIRTGHFSVNELEEKLRLSHRPIITRIKDEKILIDLRTVTTEEEEVLLSVLMSINNE
- a CDS encoding small acid-soluble spore protein P, whose protein sequence is MTESNTFKDIRKNAPKGHTGQPEPMKGSHKVKNRNHTRQKNGEGF